In Caproiciproducens sp. NJN-50, the following are encoded in one genomic region:
- a CDS encoding 6-phosphofructokinase encodes MKKIGLLTSGGDCQGLNAALRGIAKSLYARMGASVEIIGIQDGYRGLIEGNCRRMAADDFSGILTLGGTVLGTSRQPFKQIRSGSEDQVKNMKSNYNNWGLDCLVILGGNGTHKTANLLREEGLNIVTLPKTIDNDLWGTDMSFGFQSAVENAAYVIDCIHTTATSHSRVFIVEVMGHKAGWLTLHAGIAGGADVILLPEIPYNIDCVAESLRGRSRQGKRFSILAVAEGAVSTDESRLSKKQFKAERAKMSHPSISYRLADEIEKMTGHETRVTVPGHFQRGGSPCPYDRILATRFGAAAADLIIKEKYGCMVSLKNDSIVSVPLENVAGKLKSVPQDCDLIKTAQNIGISFGY; translated from the coding sequence ATGAAAAAAATAGGGCTTTTGACAAGCGGCGGAGATTGTCAGGGATTAAACGCGGCGTTGCGAGGAATCGCAAAATCGCTCTATGCCCGCATGGGTGCCAGCGTCGAAATAATCGGCATTCAGGACGGATACCGCGGTCTGATTGAAGGGAATTGCCGGCGGATGGCCGCGGATGATTTCTCCGGTATCCTTACGTTGGGAGGCACTGTGCTTGGGACATCCAGGCAGCCGTTTAAGCAGATTCGCTCCGGAAGCGAGGACCAGGTCAAAAATATGAAAAGCAACTATAACAACTGGGGACTCGACTGCCTTGTGATCCTTGGAGGAAACGGAACCCATAAAACCGCCAACCTGCTGCGGGAGGAAGGATTGAACATCGTCACATTGCCAAAGACGATCGACAACGATCTTTGGGGGACGGACATGAGCTTTGGGTTCCAAAGCGCGGTTGAAAACGCGGCCTACGTCATCGACTGCATCCACACCACGGCGACCTCCCACAGCCGCGTTTTTATTGTCGAGGTCATGGGGCACAAGGCCGGATGGCTGACGCTTCATGCAGGAATCGCAGGCGGAGCCGACGTCATTCTGCTTCCGGAAATTCCTTATAACATTGACTGCGTGGCGGAATCGCTGCGCGGAAGAAGCCGGCAGGGAAAACGCTTTTCCATTTTGGCCGTTGCAGAAGGAGCTGTCTCAACAGATGAGTCCAGGCTCAGCAAAAAGCAGTTTAAAGCAGAGCGCGCTAAAATGTCTCATCCCTCTATCTCCTATCGGTTGGCTGACGAAATCGAGAAAATGACAGGACATGAAACGCGGGTCACCGTTCCCGGACATTTTCAGCGGGGCGGAAGCCCTTGCCCGTATGACCGGATTCTTGCCACCCGGTTTGGCGCAGCGGCGGCGGATCTGATTATAAAAGAAAAATACGGCTGCATGGTGTCCTTGAAAAATGATTCCATCGTTTCCGTCCCGCTGGAGAACGTCGCCGGAAAATTAAAATCTGTTCCGCAGGACTGCGATCTGATTAAGACCGCGCAGAACATCGGAATCAGTTTCGGATATTGA
- a CDS encoding RNA degradosome polyphosphate kinase has translation MNEKDEKPAIPYINRELSWIDFNYRVLEEAFRKENPIMERMRFLGITASNLDEFFMVRVAGVEEQVDSHYFGRDHSGLSPIELLPILSQKIHGFAERQYSCYTRSVVPALKKRGIRFLKPEELSEEQEKYVSEYFDRILFPVLTPLAVDRSRPFPLLANRSLNIAVRLKGKEESYFAVVQVPGILSRFISIPSGNGSDYILLENIIIHKLGELFELNEIRSASTFRITRSSDLDIDEDTEDLLIEIQKFIKKRKRGKPVRLELSRGHDQETELFLREMLEIEDHQIYEIPGPLDLTFCSAFATLPRYEQLCYHPMRPIYPPGDFVECDDIFKAIRERDRMVHHPYESFETVIDFVRTAAEDENVLAIKQTLYRVSGHSPIVAALIRAAENGKQVTVLVELKARFDEENNIMWAKKLEEAGCHVIYGLSGLKTHCKILLVVRRDEDGIRRYVHLATGNYNDSTAKVYTDIGLFTCREPYGIDASSLFNVLTGYSHPPEYNRFIVAPSGLRSFFFRMIRNEMENAKKNLPCGITAKVNSLVDPEIIALLYQASGAGVPVRLIVRGICCLIPGKEGYSENITVRSIVGRLLEHSRIFTFENAGNTKVFLGSADWMQRNLDRRVELVFPVEDGQLRRRIMQAVDLMLKDNENAREMNSDGTYFRVDRRGKTPLNCQEEFTKIAQQYAKDCMQGEASIFSQGPEELFRNT, from the coding sequence TTGAACGAGAAAGACGAAAAACCGGCGATTCCCTACATCAACCGGGAACTGAGCTGGATAGATTTTAATTACCGCGTCCTGGAAGAGGCATTTCGGAAGGAAAATCCGATCATGGAGCGGATGAGGTTTTTGGGAATTACGGCTTCCAATCTGGACGAGTTTTTCATGGTGCGGGTCGCCGGAGTGGAAGAACAGGTGGATTCTCACTATTTCGGCCGCGACCATTCCGGTCTGTCACCCATCGAGCTGCTTCCCATCTTATCACAGAAAATCCACGGTTTTGCCGAACGGCAATATTCCTGTTATACCCGCTCCGTTGTGCCTGCTTTGAAAAAAAGAGGGATCCGGTTTTTGAAGCCGGAGGAACTGAGCGAAGAACAGGAAAAATATGTCTCCGAATATTTCGACCGCATTCTGTTCCCTGTTCTGACTCCGCTGGCAGTGGACCGAAGCCGCCCGTTCCCCTTGCTTGCAAACCGCAGTCTGAACATTGCCGTTCGCCTGAAGGGAAAGGAGGAATCCTATTTTGCAGTTGTTCAGGTTCCCGGAATCCTGTCCCGCTTCATCAGCATCCCGTCGGGAAACGGAAGCGATTATATTCTTCTGGAAAATATCATCATCCATAAGCTCGGCGAGCTGTTTGAACTGAATGAAATCCGTTCCGCCAGTACATTCCGCATCACCAGAAGTTCCGATCTCGACATTGACGAAGACACCGAGGATCTTCTGATCGAAATACAAAAATTCATTAAAAAGCGCAAACGCGGAAAGCCCGTGCGCCTGGAGCTTTCGCGCGGCCATGATCAGGAGACCGAGCTGTTCTTGAGAGAAATGCTTGAAATCGAGGATCATCAGATTTACGAAATTCCGGGTCCTCTGGATCTTACTTTTTGCTCCGCGTTTGCCACTTTGCCGCGCTATGAACAGTTGTGTTACCACCCCATGCGGCCCATTTACCCCCCTGGAGACTTTGTGGAATGTGATGATATTTTCAAGGCAATCCGGGAACGCGACCGCATGGTCCACCATCCGTACGAGAGCTTTGAAACCGTCATTGACTTTGTCCGCACGGCTGCGGAAGACGAAAATGTTCTCGCAATCAAGCAGACGCTGTACCGCGTGAGCGGGCATTCCCCCATCGTCGCCGCACTGATCCGCGCGGCGGAAAACGGGAAGCAGGTCACTGTCCTGGTGGAACTGAAAGCCCGGTTCGATGAAGAAAACAATATCATGTGGGCAAAAAAGCTGGAAGAGGCCGGATGTCATGTCATCTACGGTTTGAGCGGTCTGAAAACGCACTGCAAAATTCTGCTGGTGGTGCGGCGCGACGAGGATGGGATCCGGAGATATGTCCATCTGGCGACCGGCAACTACAATGACTCAACGGCAAAGGTGTATACGGATATCGGGCTTTTCACATGCCGGGAACCGTATGGAATTGACGCTTCCTCCCTGTTCAACGTCCTGACCGGTTACTCCCATCCTCCGGAATATAACCGTTTTATTGTGGCGCCGAGCGGCCTGCGCTCCTTTTTCTTCAGAATGATCCGGAATGAGATGGAAAACGCAAAAAAGAATCTGCCGTGCGGAATCACCGCCAAAGTGAACTCGCTGGTGGACCCGGAAATCATCGCCCTTCTCTATCAGGCCTCCGGAGCCGGCGTCCCGGTCCGGCTGATCGTCCGGGGAATCTGCTGCCTGATTCCGGGAAAAGAAGGGTACAGCGAAAACATAACTGTCAGAAGCATTGTCGGAAGATTGTTGGAGCACAGCCGAATTTTTACGTTTGAAAACGCAGGAAACACAAAGGTCTTTCTGGGAAGCGCTGACTGGATGCAGCGCAACCTGGACCGGCGGGTGGAGCTTGTTTTTCCGGTGGAGGACGGGCAGCTGCGCCGCAGGATCATGCAGGCGGTTGATCTGATGCTGAAGGATAATGAAAACGCGAGAGAAATGAACAGCGACGGGACTTATTTCAGGGTGGACCGCAGAGGAAAAACACCGCTTAACTGCCAGGAGGAATTTACAAAGATCGCTCAGCAATATGCAAAAGATTGCATGCAGGGGGAGGCTTCAATTTTTTCTCAAGGTCCCGAGGAACTGTTTCGCAATACCTGA
- a CDS encoding Ppx/GppA phosphatase family protein — protein MNRKKNPRLAAVIDIDSNALKMRISQLKKGKIENIDLLEYPLRLGHEVFTDGKISFESLRELSSLLHGYEDVLTGYGVTDCRTVATTALREAENRSFIIDQLKIQNGIQVEVLEDDQEKTLIYWEILNYMNSRMEKTKGESALICHIGAGTIGFSVYDGKQMIFSQNIPMGSLKLHDMLGNIQNATDDFSTVVEEYLDSILWHIHVPLESGKAGNLVLTGSGVRLIAKICGIELKDGRYELDSFRIKELFEQIRKMPQDRIGRKYNLSEETAELLYSSLAIAIRLLRFTASTTILSPEVELWDALIRQMLIPKSSAQYLDHVRVSAISCAGKIADSYHCSRTHTECVREFSCKIFDKMKGAHGLGRRERLLLELAAILHDCGHYVTAKRHLQSSYDLIKDTDIYGLTDEEMLLTAFVARYNEYDIPNHSNAAFASLNEKNRLIVSKLVAIFRLANSLDKSQKQKLTDLKVRLEKDLLTISSQSDANLYLEQWAFDQCAPYFKEVFGYNPELTIKSNLL, from the coding sequence TTGAACAGGAAAAAGAATCCCAGGCTCGCGGCTGTCATTGACATTGATTCCAATGCCTTGAAAATGAGAATCTCACAGCTGAAAAAGGGCAAGATCGAAAATATCGATCTCCTCGAATACCCGCTTCGCCTGGGACACGAGGTTTTTACCGACGGAAAAATCAGTTTTGAAAGCCTTCGCGAACTTTCTTCCCTTCTGCACGGCTACGAGGACGTTCTGACCGGATATGGCGTAACAGACTGCAGAACCGTCGCCACCACGGCTTTGCGGGAGGCGGAAAACCGCTCATTCATCATCGACCAGCTGAAGATACAAAACGGGATTCAGGTCGAGGTTCTGGAGGATGATCAGGAAAAAACTCTGATTTACTGGGAAATCTTAAATTACATGAATAGCAGGATGGAAAAAACGAAAGGCGAGAGCGCGCTGATCTGCCATATCGGGGCCGGAACGATCGGTTTCTCCGTCTATGATGGAAAACAAATGATTTTTTCGCAGAATATTCCGATGGGATCGCTGAAACTCCACGATATGCTCGGAAATATCCAAAATGCGACGGATGATTTTTCCACCGTTGTTGAGGAATATCTGGATTCCATCCTGTGGCATATCCATGTTCCTCTGGAAAGCGGAAAGGCGGGCAATCTTGTTTTGACCGGCAGCGGGGTCCGCCTGATTGCGAAAATTTGCGGTATTGAACTGAAGGACGGGAGGTACGAGCTGGATTCCTTTCGAATTAAGGAACTCTTTGAACAAATCAGGAAAATGCCGCAGGACCGCATCGGCCGCAAATACAACCTTTCCGAAGAAACAGCCGAGCTGCTGTATTCTTCTCTGGCAATTGCCATCCGGCTCCTTCGCTTTACTGCGTCCACAACGATCCTGTCCCCTGAAGTGGAGCTCTGGGACGCATTGATCCGTCAGATGCTGATTCCCAAAAGCTCCGCTCAGTATCTGGACCATGTGCGCGTCAGCGCGATTTCCTGTGCCGGGAAAATCGCGGATTCCTACCACTGCAGCCGCACGCACACGGAATGCGTCCGGGAATTTTCCTGCAAGATCTTTGATAAAATGAAAGGGGCCCACGGCCTGGGGCGAAGGGAACGTCTGCTGCTGGAGCTGGCCGCCATTCTTCACGACTGCGGGCATTACGTCACCGCCAAGCGGCATTTGCAAAGCTCGTACGACTTGATCAAGGACACAGACATCTACGGCCTTACGGATGAAGAAATGCTTCTGACGGCTTTTGTGGCGCGTTATAACGAGTACGATATTCCGAATCACAGCAACGCCGCGTTTGCTTCGCTGAATGAAAAAAACAGATTGATCGTTTCCAAGCTCGTCGCAATTTTCCGCCTGGCAAACTCGCTCGACAAATCGCAAAAACAAAAGCTGACCGACCTTAAAGTCCGGCTGGAAAAAGATCTGCTGACCATTTCTTCCCAGAGCGACGCTAATCTGTATTTGGAACAGTGGGCATTTGACCAGTGTGCTCCTTATTTTAAAGAAGTGTTCGGCTATAACCCGGAACTGACGATAAAGTCTAACCTGCTGTAA
- a CDS encoding CapA family protein: MKKRHHSAFRRTAVISAAIIFCGVIAAAAAFYHGQIPGLNQSQTSSSALPSSSQTKTPSSSKSVPKPVSITILGAGDDLIHSTIYNRAKKLAGGKGYDFDPMYERVAGRIQTADIAVVNQESILASKVAPISGYPLFNSPTEVGDELVHLGFDVINQANNHVLDMGQKGIKAALDYWDTQPVTAIGAYRNDADLQNIRIVESKGIKTAQIGITEMTNGLYLPKDSDYRIVYASDTELIKSLIQKAKSMADVVVISVHWGTEDTYTLTDQQKKLAQEMVDWGADIIFGNHPHVVQQLTLLTRASDGAKCPVIFAFGNFISGQLYGRNMVSGLLTVTMTKNFETGKTVYSGMKFEPIVTHYETSFANLSIYPLSEYSETLASKHGVRKRTPEFSMRFIQDIIDQNIPKEYQAES, translated from the coding sequence ATGAAAAAAAGACACCATTCCGCCTTCCGGCGGACGGCAGTGATCTCTGCCGCGATCATTTTCTGCGGTGTGATCGCAGCCGCAGCGGCGTTTTACCACGGACAGATCCCCGGCTTGAATCAAAGCCAAACGTCCTCGTCCGCTTTGCCGTCTTCTTCACAGACAAAGACGCCTTCTTCCTCAAAATCTGTCCCGAAACCTGTTTCCATCACTATTCTTGGCGCGGGGGATGATTTGATACACAGCACTATTTACAATCGCGCAAAAAAGCTGGCGGGCGGGAAGGGCTACGATTTCGACCCGATGTATGAACGTGTGGCCGGAAGAATTCAAACCGCCGATATTGCGGTCGTCAACCAGGAAAGTATCCTGGCCTCAAAGGTGGCGCCGATCTCGGGATATCCCCTTTTCAATTCTCCGACCGAAGTGGGGGACGAGCTGGTTCACCTCGGCTTTGACGTAATCAATCAGGCAAACAACCACGTTTTGGATATGGGACAAAAAGGAATCAAGGCGGCGCTCGACTACTGGGACACTCAGCCGGTCACAGCCATCGGGGCGTATCGGAACGACGCCGACCTTCAAAATATTCGGATTGTGGAGTCAAAGGGAATTAAGACCGCGCAGATCGGGATCACGGAAATGACAAACGGTCTGTATTTGCCGAAAGATTCGGATTACCGCATCGTCTACGCAAGTGATACCGAACTGATTAAAAGCCTGATCCAAAAGGCAAAAAGCATGGCTGACGTCGTCGTGATTTCTGTTCACTGGGGAACCGAGGATACCTACACACTGACGGATCAGCAGAAGAAACTTGCGCAGGAAATGGTCGACTGGGGCGCGGATATCATTTTCGGAAATCATCCGCACGTGGTGCAGCAGCTCACTTTGTTGACAAGGGCGTCCGACGGCGCGAAATGTCCTGTGATTTTTGCTTTCGGGAATTTCATTTCCGGCCAGCTTTACGGAAGAAATATGGTAAGCGGTCTGTTGACCGTTACGATGACTAAAAATTTTGAAACTGGGAAAACCGTTTATTCCGGCATGAAATTTGAACCGATCGTAACCCATTATGAAACCAGCTTTGCAAACCTTTCCATTTACCCGTTGAGCGAATATTCGGAAACGCTTGCAAGCAAGCATGGTGTTCGGAAGAGGACGCCCGAATTCAGCATGCGGTTTATCCAGGACATCATTGACCAAAACATTCCCAAAGAGTATCAGGCAGAGTCTTGA
- a CDS encoding ECF transporter S component, with amino-acid sequence MTNNYEKAGKRQRLKFDARNIAQIGVLSGIAFLLMMFEFPLWFAPAFYRLDFSELPVLIGGFALGPVAGIMIELVKVILYLVIHGSSTAGVGDLANFLIGCSLVVPSAILYKYHKSRRNAVIGLVLGTLVMILVGSLVNAYVLLPVYAVAYHMPMSALISMGSVVNPSIKNLQTFILLAVAPFNLFKGVTVSCLTMLLYKRVSPILHHTMGK; translated from the coding sequence ATGACAAATAATTATGAAAAAGCCGGCAAACGCCAGAGACTAAAATTTGACGCCAGAAACATCGCACAGATTGGGGTTCTGTCCGGAATCGCATTTCTGCTGATGATGTTTGAATTTCCGCTGTGGTTTGCCCCCGCGTTTTACAGGCTGGATTTCAGCGAGCTGCCGGTTTTGATCGGAGGCTTCGCTCTGGGGCCGGTGGCCGGAATCATGATTGAACTGGTGAAGGTGATTTTGTATCTTGTAATCCACGGAAGCTCCACCGCGGGCGTGGGCGACCTTGCCAATTTCCTGATCGGATGCTCGCTGGTTGTCCCCAGCGCAATTCTTTACAAATATCATAAAAGCAGACGCAATGCGGTCATCGGTCTGGTCCTGGGCACTTTGGTGATGATTCTGGTCGGCAGCCTGGTGAATGCTTATGTGCTTCTTCCTGTCTATGCCGTGGCTTACCATATGCCGATGAGCGCACTGATCAGCATGGGCTCCGTCGTCAACCCGTCCATAAAGAACCTGCAGACCTTTATTCTCTTGGCTGTCGCACCGTTTAACCTGTTCAAAGGGGTAACGGTTTCCTGCCTGACGATGCTTCTTTATAAAAGAGTCAGCCCGATCCTGCACCATACCATGGGGAAATGA